A DNA window from Rhodococcus sp. Z13 contains the following coding sequences:
- a CDS encoding VOC family protein has translation MAASAPKSTPNLFLVYVTDVDRATRFYSDLFGMSPEMVTPRYVSFEVAPGMLFALWSGRAETVTPDAPRFSEVGLMLPGSADAVDALFEQWEHKGVTVVEKPHDEVFGRTFVVADPDGNLIRVSPLDRGWDPDELSVFPTAAGRSREHPEFESVPPAGFEPVVKADLL, from the coding sequence ATGGCCGCATCGGCCCCGAAATCGACCCCGAATCTGTTCCTGGTCTACGTGACCGACGTGGACCGTGCGACCCGCTTCTACAGCGACCTGTTCGGCATGTCGCCGGAGATGGTGACGCCCCGCTACGTGTCCTTCGAGGTGGCGCCGGGGATGCTGTTCGCCCTGTGGTCGGGGCGGGCGGAGACGGTGACCCCGGACGCGCCGCGCTTCTCAGAGGTCGGGCTCATGCTCCCCGGCTCGGCCGACGCCGTCGACGCGCTGTTCGAGCAGTGGGAACACAAGGGCGTGACGGTGGTGGAGAAGCCGCACGACGAGGTCTTCGGGCGGACGTTCGTGGTGGCCGATCCCGACGGCAATCTCATCCGCGTCTCGCCGCTGGACCGAGGGTGGGATCCGGATGAACTCTCGGTGTTCCCGACTGCGGCCGGCCGCAGTCGGGAACACCCAGAGTTCGAGAGTGTGCCCCCGGCAGGATTCGAACCTGTCGTGAAAGCCGATCTTCTGTGA
- a CDS encoding amidohydrolase family protein — translation MFDAHLHIVDPRFPLIENRGYLPEPFTVDDYLARVRHLGVTGGAVVSGSFQGFDTACLVDALRRLGPGFVGVVQLSPTASDDEILRLDAAGVRAVRFNLRRGGSAPLAALDTLARRVHEVAGWHTELYVDSRDLEPLHERLARLPAVSIDHLGLSAAGLPALLRLVECGVRVKATGFGRVDFPVADALRAIADADPGALVFGTDLPSTRAPRPFADTDVTLVTEALGPDLAEGVLWRNATDLYRIETETASVTWTNR, via the coding sequence GTGTTCGACGCCCACCTCCACATCGTCGATCCGCGTTTCCCGCTGATCGAGAACCGTGGCTACCTGCCCGAACCGTTCACCGTCGACGACTATCTGGCCCGGGTCCGCCATCTGGGCGTGACGGGCGGTGCGGTCGTGTCGGGTTCGTTCCAGGGCTTCGACACCGCCTGTCTGGTCGACGCGCTGCGCCGGCTCGGCCCGGGTTTCGTCGGTGTCGTGCAGTTGTCCCCCACCGCCTCCGACGACGAGATCCTCCGGCTCGACGCAGCCGGGGTGCGGGCGGTGCGTTTCAACCTCCGCCGCGGCGGGTCGGCGCCCCTGGCCGCTCTCGACACGCTCGCCCGCCGGGTCCACGAGGTCGCGGGCTGGCACACCGAGCTGTACGTGGACTCACGGGATCTCGAACCGCTGCACGAGCGGCTCGCGCGGCTGCCTGCGGTGTCGATCGACCACCTCGGCCTGTCCGCGGCCGGCCTGCCTGCGCTGCTGCGGCTCGTCGAATGCGGTGTGCGGGTGAAGGCCACGGGTTTCGGGCGGGTCGACTTCCCCGTGGCCGACGCACTGCGGGCGATCGCCGACGCGGACCCGGGCGCGCTGGTGTTCGGTACGGACCTGCCGTCCACGCGGGCGCCGCGCCCGTTCGCCGACACCGACGTCACTCTGGTCACGGAAGCCCTCGGCCCCGATCTCGCGGAGGGGGTGCTGTGGCGCAATGCCACGGACCTCTACCGGATCGAGACCGAAACCGCTTCTGTGACCTGGACGAATCGATAG